The following proteins come from a genomic window of Papilio machaon chromosome 7, ilPapMach1.1, whole genome shotgun sequence:
- the LOC106719487 gene encoding zwei Ig domain protein zig-8 yields the protein MTRFASACLFSLHFLSCIIVCYQDNGNNRPREQSTVSESSRRFRAEFLEDWPHTPGAPYFDPSTPDNVTGLVGHPVTLLCKVKNLQNRTVSWVRHRDIHLLTVGRYTYTSDQRFEAQHKPRSEEWALRIRSPQRRDSGQYECQISTTPPIGHAVYLKIVEPETEILGGSDLFIYAGSTINLTCIVRHTPEPPNTINWTHRGKTINFDSTRGGISLVTEKGFHSSSRLLIQSARTSDAGSYQCVPDNALSATARVHVLTGETPAAMQGGAQWISNGVPKLVFIANIILHLYAYFN from the exons ATGACGCGTTTTGCCTCCGCTTGCCTCTTTAGTCTTCATTTCCTTTCTTGCATTATAG TATGCTATCAAGACAACGGTAACAACCGTCCTCGTGAACAAAGCACAGTATCCGAATCATCAAGAAGATTTCGCGCTGAGTTCTTAGAGGACTGGCCACACACACCTGGGGCGCCATACTTCGATCCCAGCACTCCGGATAATGTGACCGGTTTAGTTGGACACCCAGTCACTCTGCTTTGTAAAgtgaaaaatttacaaaatcgcact GTATCATGGGTACGTCATCGCGATATCCATTTGTTAACGGTGGGTCGCTACACGTACACCTCCGACCAACGGTTCGAGGCGCAACACAAGCCGCGCTCCGAAGAGTGGGCGCTGCGGATACGCAGCCCGCAGCGGCGCGACTCAGGACAGTACGAATGTCAGATATCAACCACACCGCCTATCGGACACGCTGTGTATCTAAAAATTGTTg AACCGGAAACTGAAATTTTGGGTGGATCGGACCTGTTTATCTACGCTGGTTCTACGATCAACTTAACTTGTATCGTCCGACATACACCGGAACCGCCAAACACTATAAATTGGACTCATAGAGGAAAG ACAATAAACTTCGACTCAACACGGGGCGGCATCTCGCTGGTGACTGAGAAAGGTTTCCACAGCAGCAGTCGGTTGCTGATCCAGTCGGCGCGGACGTCCGACGCGGGCTCGTATCAATGCGTGCCCGACAACGCGTTGTCAGCCACCGCTAGAGTACATGTTTTAACCG GAGAGACGCCAGCTGCGATGCAAGGCGGAGCACAATGGATAAGCAATGGCGTTCCCAAACTAGTGTTTATTGCTAATATCATACTACATTTGTATGCatactttaattaa